One window from the genome of Mycobacteriales bacterium encodes:
- a CDS encoding dihydrodipicolinate synthase family protein: MPLGPRGIICPLVTPLDDDEKLDEPALARQVDRVLGRVDGLLLLGTTGELPVLDDGVADRLVDAVAEQVAGRATLMVGVGDTGTGRARRNLRRATTSVDFVAACTPYYYPAPDEAALTRHFADLADASAVPLVLYNIPQNTHQPIGWNVVTELAGHDNVVGIKDSSGDTDYFRRLVTLSRPDFTVLQGTQERRAAEFLRMGADGFVSGLENVIPGALQDLVRAAGDGEDDALHWAEQRIETAFEILSQGFWLSALKVATGMLVGGGDRPAAPLPPLSPEHRAAIREILGDLGLLPVS, from the coding sequence GTGCCGCTCGGCCCCCGCGGAATCATCTGCCCGCTCGTCACTCCGCTCGACGACGACGAGAAGCTCGACGAGCCGGCTCTCGCCCGGCAGGTCGACCGTGTCCTCGGCCGGGTCGACGGCCTGCTGTTGCTCGGCACGACGGGAGAGCTCCCGGTGCTCGACGACGGCGTCGCCGATCGCCTGGTCGACGCCGTCGCCGAACAGGTCGCGGGCCGGGCGACCCTCATGGTCGGCGTCGGCGATACCGGCACCGGGCGAGCGCGACGAAACCTCCGGCGCGCCACCACATCGGTCGACTTCGTCGCAGCGTGCACCCCGTACTACTACCCGGCGCCGGACGAGGCCGCACTGACCCGGCACTTCGCGGATCTCGCCGACGCGTCGGCCGTGCCGCTGGTGCTCTACAACATCCCGCAGAACACCCACCAGCCGATCGGGTGGAACGTCGTCACCGAGTTGGCCGGCCACGACAATGTCGTCGGCATCAAGGACAGCAGCGGTGACACCGACTACTTCCGCCGGCTCGTCACGCTGTCCCGGCCCGACTTCACCGTGCTGCAGGGGACGCAGGAGCGGCGCGCAGCCGAGTTTCTGCGCATGGGCGCGGACGGCTTCGTGTCCGGCCTCGAAAATGTGATTCCGGGCGCACTGCAGGACCTCGTTCGCGCCGCCGGCGATGGTGAGGACGACGCACTCCACTGGGCCGAGCAGCGCATCGAGACGGCTTTCGAGATCCTGTCGCAAGGTTTCTGGCTGTCTGCGCTCAAGGTGGCGACGGGGATGCTGGTCGGCGGCGGAGACCGACCGGCCGCGCCGTTGCCGCCTTTGTCGCCGGAACACCGCGCGGCGATTCGCGAGATCCTCGGCGATCTGGGGCTCCTGCCGGTGTCTTGA